From the genome of Vicia villosa cultivar HV-30 ecotype Madison, WI linkage group LG2, Vvil1.0, whole genome shotgun sequence, one region includes:
- the LOC131650477 gene encoding uncharacterized protein LOC131650477: protein MNSEFENLFAALTDEQRGIYEKIIHAVESQKPAVFFLHGYGGTGKTYMWRTLAAALRSKHDICLTVETSGIASLLLPGGRTTHSKFRIPVPTMDNSTCKVEFNDDVADMLRQTKLIIWDEAPMAHKYAIESLDRTLKDIMSASKNSTDVFGGKVVVFGGDFRQILPVVPRGSRSDIVHCAINASYIWHSVEVLTLTRNMRLRTGSTQTDKNEIAQFSDWLLRIGEGRISEPNDGTAEINIPPDILITEFDDPIVAIVNTTYPDFINNFQCVDYLKSRAILASTLEIVDQINDHILNLMPGEIRDYYSANSVDKSEIHDPAVVDILTPEFLSSLRTSVLPNHHLKLKVGTPIMLMRNIDQSEGLCNDTRLCITKMAAHVLEASIMGGKGLGNLVYIPRMDMSPSQSPWPFKLNRRRFPIIVSYSMTINKSQGQSLDNVGLYLPRDVFTHGQIYVALSRVTTKKGIKILIHDEEKNFRGKTTNGVYKEVFNNV, encoded by the exons ATGAACTCAGAATTTGAAAATCTGTTTGCTGCTCTTACAG ATGAGCAAAGAGGTATTTATGAAAAAATCATCCACGCTGTGGAGTCTCAGAAACCTGCCGTTTTCTTCCTTCATGGTTATGGTGGTACCGGAAAGACATATATGTGGAGAACACTCGCAGCAGCTTTAAGATCAAAACACGATATATGTTTAACTGTTGAAACTAGCGGTATAGCATCATTGTTACTTCCAGGAGGTAGAACTACACATTCAAAGTTCAGGATACCGGTACCAACTATGGACAATTCTACTTGCAAGGTTGAATTCAACGATGATGTTGCAGACATGTTACGACAGACAAAGCTTATAATATGGGATGAGGCACCAATGGCGCATAAGTATGCAATAGAATCGCTTGACAGAACTTTGAAAGATATTATGAGTGCAAGCAAAAATTCAACTGATGTATTTGGTGGAAAGGTTGTTGTTTTCGGTGGCGATTTCAGACAGATTTTACCTGTCGTCCCCAGAGGCAGTCGTTCCGATATTGTACACTGTGCCATAAATGCATCTTACATATGGCATTCAGTTGAGGTATTAACATTGACAAGAAACATGCGGCTACGAACAGGATCAACACAGACTGACAAAAATGAGATAGCACAGTTTTCAGATTGGCTTTTAAGAATAGGAGAGGGCCGAATATCTGAGCCTAATGACGGCACCGCCGAAATCAACATACCACCTGATATTCTGATAACAGAATTCGATGATCCAATTGTGGCCATTGTCAATACCACATACCctgatttcataaataatttccaatgtgttgattACCTTAAAAGTCGAGCGATACTGGCCTCTACACTGGAGATTGTTGATCAGATCAATGACCATATACTTAACTTAATGCCAG GAGAGATTCGTGACTACTATAGCGCAAATTCAGTTGACAAGTCTGAGATTCATGACCCAGCAGTAGTTGATATCCTCACGCCAGAATTTCTAAGTTCCCTCCGAACATCAGTTTTGCCAAACCATCACTTAAAACTAAAGGTTGGGACACCTATAATGCTCATGAGAAATATAGATCAATCTGAAGGTTTGTGTAACGACACAAGGCTGTGTATAACAAAGATGGCAGCCCATGTACTCGAGGCTTCAATAATGGGTGGTAAAGGTTTGGGAAATTTGGTTTACATACCTCGAATGGACATGTCACCATCCCAATCACCATGGCCATTCAAACTGAATAGGAGACGGTTCCCTATTATAGTTTCCTATTCTATGACAATCAACAAATCACAAGGACAGTCATTGGATAACGTTGGTTTGTACTTACCAAGAGATGTATTTACACATGGTCAGATTTATGTCGCATTGTCAAGAGTAACAACAAAAAAGGGAATCAAAATACTGATACATGATGAAGAAAAGAATTTCAGGGGGAAAACTACAAATGGTGTGTATAAAGAGGTTTTTAACAATGTCTga